DNA from Scheffersomyces stipitis CBS 6054 chromosome 1, whole genome shotgun sequence:
gaatttaTTTCTAGCTTCAATTCCCTTACTATTGACTAAGCCAATATTTAGAATATTTCCTGATTCTCCAGAGACGTATGCAATCGATCTGAAAGTCTGAGACAGACCCTTCATTTGAACTTTAAATAAGGCAAAAAGATTCTCGTAATTTGGATCGTACGCAATTGTTGATGTCAAGGTCTTCGATTCTATCAAATACGAATTAAGTATATTATCAGGAACGTACGCTTCTGAGACTTCTgattgatgaagattttTCTTATAAATTGGTTTGATTGCAACTTCTAAGTTGTCATacattcttgaattcaaCGTGAACGAAGATGTCAGACTCCGAGCTAACTCGAAAACAGACTTTGATACTTCGTGTAGAACgacttcgtcttcttgGCACCTAGCGTAACTAGTAGTAGCCATAACTCTAGAACGAATTGCTGGAGATTTGGAAGACTCATCTTCATCCCCATCTTTGCTGCTTTTCAGATGTGAAGCATCTAGTCTAACTTGACCATTTCCGTCAACTCCATAACTTAGTCGAATTCCAAGACCCTTCTTATGTGGCCACATTGGTGAACCTTTGGAACAACCCTATTTCCTGAATATCTAGACTTGTTTGGGTGCAACTATTTTtattgaattttgcaattgttaaTTTTTCTAGTGATGTATCAAATTCTTCCATACActcttttttcttttttaaATATGGAACattattcttcaaacttggGGAAGGAGTCTGCCACCATGAGAGTGTCTATACAATTTTCGAGTGTATTATgcttgatattgttgtttcgCTATTCTCTTACTGAACAATTTGAGTTCGACGTGTTAGctgaaaatggagaagtaGACGTGGCTCAATTCAATAGCGACTTAGAGCATCAGTACAGCAAATTATCCAATGATTCGCTCTTATGGGGTCCTTATAGATCCGCTCTTTACTTCGGAATACGACCAAGACTTCCAAATTCATTGATTTCTGGATTAATGTGGTACAGCGCCGATGGGTATGACGGTGTTGGACGTATGAGACACTTTTATGAACAGGGTGACAACATGAGAAGAGCCAACTGGGTCTCGTATGATCCTAGAGTTGGAGGTAGACAAGTAATCGAGGATGAGGAGTGCCACATCAGGATTATCATTGACTTTGTTAAGAGTGACGATGGTAAGTCGTGGGCAGTGAAAGTCAGGGCCCAACCTCATAAGGGTTACGAGAATGTAAAGACTTCGTTCATTTGGTACTCTGGATTAGAaggagaaaagaagtctCCAATAGAAGGAGATACAAGAACTGGATACTTACAGTTGGACAACCCTAAAAGCGCATTAGGCTACGAAGGTACCGTGAAGTTGACAGGTATATCTGAAGAATTAGGAATCTTCGATATCGAAATCAACGATGGTCCAGGAACGAACAGACATCCAATTTCAAAACCAGTTACACCAGATTTAGATCCAACAAGAGCACACCACATAAGTTTACGTGTTCCTGATGATAATGTTTGGAAAGCAAGAGACATTTTTGTTACAATGCTACAAGAATCGGTCAAGGATTTAGTAGAGAAGTATTCCACTTTGAACGAGTTTCCTCCAGAACAAGCGTTTATTATAAGAGACTTAAACGGTTTCGAAGGAAATCTTCACTTCGTGCAAAAGATATACCAAGGGGCTTGCGAATTCGACATTATTTATACCAATGCCATTACACCAGCTACAGAGAAAATCACATCTAAGAATATTAACTCAAAAATAAAGCAAGTCCTAACATTGAtcaatgaaaaatttaaCCAACATTTTTCTTTAAACAAGCCGTTCGATAATTCGAGCAAGTTTAGAAAGTTTGGAAAAGAGATTTTATCAGGTTTACTTGGTGGTATTTCTTACTTTCACGGCGACCATTTAGTAGATAGAGAAACTGCATTTGATGAGGATTCATTCGAGTCACATCAACTTACTGGATATCCAGAGGGTCCCCATGAATTATTTACCTTAGTGCC
Protein-coding regions in this window:
- the CWH41 gene encoding Mannosyl-oligosaccharide glucosidase (Processing A-glucosidase I) (Glucosidase I), with product MRVSIQFSSVLCLILLFRYSLTEQFEFDVLAENGEVDVAQFNSDLEHQYSKLSNDSLLWGPYRSALYFGIRPRLPNSLISGLMWYSADGYDGVGRMRHFYEQGDNMRRANWVSYDPRVGGRQVIEDEECHIRIIIDFVKSDDGKSWAVKVRAQPHKGYENVKTSFIWYSGLEGEKKSPIEGDTRTGYLQLDNPKSALGYEGTVKLTGISEELGIFDIEINDGPGTNRHPISKPVTPDLDPTRAHHISLRVPDDNVWKARDIFVTMLQESVKDLVEKYSTLNEFPPEQAFIIRDLNGFEGNLHFVQKIYQGACEFDIIYTNAITPATEKITSKNINSKIKQVLTLINEKFNQHFSLNKPFDNSSKFRKFGKEILSGLLGGISYFHGDHLVDRETAFDEDSFESHQLTGYPEGPHELFTLVPSRPFFPRGFLWDEGFHLLPLLKYDSDLVMEIMKSWFSLIDDDGWIAREQILGPESRSRVPEQFQVQSPEIVNPPTLMLAFTYLLESAKSAGNYGNVNEPLFYSDEAIITHKDLGSVILNNPELLTNYTKEIYPRLKTHYEWFRRTQKGYVEEFGRGANLEAYRWRGRTITHCLASGIDDYPRPNPADVAELNVDLLSWIGVMSRSMKLIAQLLKHDEDAEIFAQHEDNVVDNLSKLHWSDEEKAYCDVTVDEDDENIKVCHKGYLSLFPFLTKLIHIEELDKLEAMVDLISDPEELWSDYGIRSLSKSNQFYRTEENYWRSPIWLNINYLILEGLQHYYDVAHIRMNSDISNKFKRVYKDLRLNLVNNVVEQWENTGYVWEQYDDETGNAKGAKNFLGWTSTILLIMNMAEEL